Proteins encoded together in one Sphingomonas radiodurans window:
- a CDS encoding flavin-containing monooxygenase: MATGKRACIIGAGCSGFTTAKRLQDEGISFDCFEMSDDIGGNWYYKNPNGKSACYQSLHIDTSKWRLAFEDYAVPADWPDFPSHAQLWQYFRDYVDHFGLRKHITFNTAVTKATRRPGGGWQVTLSTGETRDYDVLFVCNGHHWDPKIPDYPGTFDNPHFHAHDYRDPYDPIDLRGKNVIVVGMGNSAMDIASELSQRHLAKNLWVAARRGVWVLPKMAGGKPMDKSAMPTWMPRKLGKALARRMIKKMVGRMEDYGLPKPDHEPLDAHPSVSGEFLTRASCGDIKFKPNIKALEGSRVRFDDDTVEEIDAIVYATGYKISFPFFDDPALLPDAQNRFPLFKRMVIPGIHDLFFMGLAQPLPTLVNFAEQQSKLAAGFMSGRYALPSVDEMRKITAEDEATELGDYYQSTRHTIQVDFARYVADLHKEVAKGERRAKAQTGKAAA, encoded by the coding sequence ATGGCGACAGGCAAGCGCGCCTGCATCATCGGTGCGGGCTGCTCGGGCTTCACCACCGCGAAGCGGCTGCAGGACGAAGGCATATCGTTCGACTGCTTCGAAATGTCAGACGATATCGGCGGCAACTGGTACTATAAGAATCCCAACGGCAAGTCGGCCTGTTATCAATCGCTGCACATCGACACCTCGAAATGGCGGCTGGCATTCGAGGATTACGCGGTACCCGCCGATTGGCCCGACTTCCCGAGCCATGCGCAACTGTGGCAATATTTCCGCGACTATGTCGATCATTTTGGTCTGCGGAAGCACATCACCTTCAACACTGCGGTCACGAAGGCGACACGCCGGCCCGGCGGCGGCTGGCAGGTGACGCTCTCGACCGGCGAAACGCGCGATTATGATGTGCTGTTCGTCTGCAACGGGCACCATTGGGATCCCAAGATCCCCGATTACCCCGGCACGTTCGACAACCCGCATTTCCACGCGCACGACTATCGCGATCCGTACGATCCGATTGATCTGCGGGGCAAAAACGTGATCGTCGTCGGCATGGGCAATTCGGCGATGGATATCGCGAGCGAGCTTTCGCAGCGCCATCTGGCCAAGAACCTGTGGGTCGCGGCTCGGCGCGGCGTGTGGGTGCTGCCCAAGATGGCGGGCGGCAAGCCGATGGACAAATCGGCGATGCCGACGTGGATGCCGCGCAAGCTCGGCAAAGCGCTGGCTCGCCGCATGATCAAGAAGATGGTGGGCCGCATGGAGGATTACGGCCTGCCCAAGCCCGATCACGAGCCGCTCGACGCGCACCCCAGCGTCTCCGGCGAATTCCTGACGCGCGCGAGCTGCGGCGACATCAAGTTCAAGCCGAACATCAAGGCGCTGGAGGGAAGCCGCGTGCGCTTCGACGACGATACCGTCGAGGAGATCGACGCGATCGTCTACGCCACGGGATACAAGATCAGCTTCCCGTTCTTCGACGATCCCGCGCTGCTGCCCGACGCGCAGAACCGATTCCCGCTGTTCAAGCGGATGGTGATCCCCGGCATCCACGACCTGTTCTTCATGGGGCTGGCACAGCCGTTGCCGACGCTGGTGAACTTCGCCGAGCAGCAGTCGAAGCTTGCCGCCGGCTTCATGAGCGGGCGCTATGCGCTGCCGTCGGTCGACGAGATGCGCAAGATCACCGCCGAGGACGAAGCGACGGAGCTGGGCGATTATTACCAATCGACGCGGCACACGATCCAGGTGGATTTCGCGCGCTACGTCGCCGATCTGCACAAGGAAGTCGCCAAGGGCGAGCGGCGCGCGAAGGCGCAGACCGGGAAGGCAGCGGCATGA
- a CDS encoding acyl-CoA dehydrogenase family protein, which yields MTDTLVRPETPVALDSVDRAALIDSVRRSLADRCTQADVRRIMDSETGHDPALWRALAEIGVTGLTAPESAGGAGLGAIELELIMEEAGAALLPAPLISTAIATVLLDGERLASIVDGSRIAAVAFAGTHDWTGRSDVRIAGDRLSGTARFVPDAAIADTILVATDDAVFAVDRGDVDVTPLPVFDRTRRMADVAFHGPATRIGDASRVAAARDIGIVALAGEQAGAARRMFELTVAYATERHQFGRAIGSFQAIKHMAADLLLESESATSAARDAARQVAEGSATKDAAVPLAAFACADAFVRVAKDGIQMHGGIAFTWDHPAHLYMRRARSGAQLFGDSSHWRERYIRALEAQA from the coding sequence ATGACCGACACGCTCGTCCGCCCGGAAACGCCCGTAGCGCTTGATTCCGTCGATCGGGCGGCGCTGATCGACAGCGTCCGCCGGTCGCTCGCGGATCGCTGCACGCAGGCAGACGTGCGCCGCATCATGGACAGCGAAACCGGCCACGATCCCGCGCTCTGGCGCGCGCTCGCGGAGATCGGTGTTACTGGCCTCACCGCACCCGAGTCAGCCGGCGGGGCGGGGCTCGGCGCGATCGAGCTTGAACTGATCATGGAAGAAGCCGGCGCCGCCTTGCTGCCCGCGCCGCTGATCTCGACCGCGATTGCCACGGTGTTGCTCGACGGCGAGCGGCTTGCGAGCATCGTAGATGGCTCGCGCATCGCCGCGGTCGCCTTCGCCGGCACGCACGACTGGACCGGGCGCAGCGACGTCCGGATCGCGGGCGACCGGCTCAGCGGCACTGCGCGCTTCGTGCCCGACGCGGCGATTGCGGACACGATCCTCGTCGCTACCGATGACGCAGTCTTCGCGGTCGATCGCGGCGACGTGGACGTTACGCCGCTCCCCGTGTTCGATCGCACGCGGCGGATGGCCGATGTCGCGTTCCACGGCCCAGCGACACGGATCGGCGATGCGTCGCGCGTGGCGGCGGCGCGGGATATCGGCATCGTCGCATTGGCCGGGGAACAGGCCGGCGCGGCGCGGCGAATGTTCGAGCTGACCGTCGCTTACGCCACCGAACGCCACCAGTTCGGCCGCGCGATCGGCAGCTTCCAGGCGATCAAGCACATGGCCGCGGACCTGCTGCTCGAAAGCGAGTCCGCCACCTCGGCCGCACGCGATGCGGCGCGGCAAGTGGCGGAGGGCAGCGCGACGAAGGACGCGGCCGTCCCGCTCGCCGCTTTCGCCTGCGCCGATGCGTTCGTGCGCGTCGCCAAGGACGGCATCCAGATGCACGGCGGGATCGCCTTCACCTGGGATCATCCGGCGCATCTGTACATGCGTCGCGCGCGATCGGGGGCGCAGCTGTTCGGCGATTCCAGCCACTGGCGCGAACGCTACATCCGCGCGCTGGAGGCGCAGGCATGA